In Tamandua tetradactyla isolate mTamTet1 chromosome 7, mTamTet1.pri, whole genome shotgun sequence, the following are encoded in one genomic region:
- the SLC61A1 gene encoding molybdate-anion transporter, producing MLVTAYLVFVILLASCLGLELSRCRAKAPGRACSNPSFLGFQLDFYQVYFLALAADWLQAPYLYKLYQHYHFLEGQIAILYVCGLASTVLFGLVATSLVDWLGRKKSCVLFSLTYSLCCLTKLSRDYFVLLVGRALGGLSTALLFSAFEAWYIHEHLERHDFPAEWIPATFARAAFWNHVLAVAAGVAAEAVASWMGLGPVAPFIVAIPLLALTGALALHNWGENYDRQRAFSRTCGGGLRCLLSDRRVLLLGTIQALFESVIFIFVFLWTPVLDPHGAPLGIIFSSFMAASLLGSSLYRIATSKRYHLQPMHLLSLAVLIVVFSLFMLTFSTSPGQESPVESFIAFLLIELACGLYFPSMSFLRRKVIPETEQAGVLNWFRVPLHLLACLGLLVLHDSDRKTGTRNMFSICSAVMVMALLAVVGLFTVVRHDAELRVPSPNGEPYAPEL from the coding sequence ATGCTGGTGACTGCCTACCTCGTCTTTGTGATCCTCCTGGCCTCCTGCTTGGGCCTGGAGCTATCACGATGCCGGGCTAAAGCCCCTGGAAGAGCCTGTAGCAATCCTTCCTTCCTTGGATTTCAACTGGACTTCTATCAGGTCTACTTCTTGGCCCTAGCAGCTGACTGGCTCCAGGCCCCCTACCTCTATAAACTCTATCAGCATTACCACTTCCTGGAGGGTCAAATTGCCATCCTCTATGTCTGTGGCCTTGCCTCCACAGTCCTCTTTGGCCTGGTGGCCACCTCCCTCGTGGATTGGCTGGGTCGCAAGAAGTCTTGTGTCCTCTTCTCCCTCACTTACTCTCTATGCTGTTTAACCAAACTCTCTCGGGACTACTTTGTACTGCTGGTAGGCCGAGCACTTGGTGGGTTGTCCACGGCTCTGCTTTTCTCGGCCTTTGAGGCCTGGTACATTCACGAGCACTTGGAACGGCATGACTTCCCTGCTGAGTGGATCCCAGCTACCTTTGCCCGTGCTGCCTTCTGGAACCATGTGCTGGCTGTAGCGGCAGGTGTGGCAGCTGAGGCTGTGGCCAGCTGGATGGGGCTGGGGCCTGTAGCACCCTTCATTGTTGCCATTCCTCTTTTGGCTCTGACTGGGGCCTTAGCCCTTCACAACTGGGGAGAGAACTATGACCGGCAGCGTGCCTTCTCAAGGACTTGTGGTGGGGGCCTGCGCTGCCTCCTATCAGATCGCCGTGTGCTTCTGTTGGGTACCATACAAGCCCTGTTTGAGAGTGTCATCTTCATCTTTGTCTTCCTCTGGACACCTGTGTTGGACCCACATGGGGCCCCGCTGGGCATCATCTTCTCCAGTTTCATGGCAGCCAGTCTGCTTGGTTCTTCTCTGTACCGCATTGCCACCTCCAAGAGGTACCACCTTCAGCCCATGCATCTACTCTCCCTTGCCGTCCTCATCGTCGTCTTCTCCCTTTTCATGTTGACTTTCTCCACCAGTCCTGGCCAGGAGAGCCCTGTGGAATCCTTCATTGCCTTCCTCCTTATTGAGTTGGCCTGTGGTCTGTACTTTCCCAGCATGAGCTTCCTACGGAGAAAAGTGATCCCTGAGACAGAGCAGGCTGGTGTACTCAACTGGTTCCGGGTGCCTCTGCACTTACTGGCCTGCCTGGGGCTCCTTGTTCTACATGACAGTGATCGCAAAACAGGCACTCGGAACATGTTCAGCATCTGTTCTGCTGTCATGGTGATGGCGCTGCTGGCAGTGGTGGGGCTCTTCACTGTGGTGAGACATGATGCTGAGCTGCGAGTACCCTCACCCAATGGGGAACCCTATGCCCCTGAGCTCTAA